From the genome of Leptodactylus fuscus isolate aLepFus1 chromosome 1, aLepFus1.hap2, whole genome shotgun sequence, one region includes:
- the LOC142192501 gene encoding transmembrane protein 174-like isoform X2 has protein sequence MEQNSPRVDDSPINIFSLPPYPNSEPEVRVSERSKSGATLLFSGIFMGLVGITFTIMGWVRYDDGFEWTKLIGPIMLSVSVTFVLISVCRFKMIFGRLCKRHNDTVAEPEQPTTGQSFVFTGINQPISFHGATVLQYIPPPYTPYDAIARNPSASSPVSSNSTGILNGIDLPISPPQYYSVFPLENPAFVEDDDSSQSPVNESSPVSSQHHEHIPVVESHSGPPPLYEDLYPELK, from the exons ATGGAACAGAACAGTCCTCGTGTGGATGATTCCCCCATCAATATATTTTCCCTCCCTCCATATCCAAACAGCGAACCTGAAGTACGGGTTTCCGAACGGAGTAAATCTGGGGCAACTTTACTGTTTTCGGGAATTTTTATGGGACTGGTTGGAATCACTTTTACTATAATGGGATGGGTTCGATATGATGATGGTTTTGAGTGGACTAAACTGATTGGTCCTATTATGCTCTCGGTTAGTGTGACCTTTGTATTGATTTCTGTGTGTAGATTTAAGATGATTTTTGGTAGGCTATGTAAGAGACATAATGATACAGTTGCTGAGCCAGAACAACCCACAActggacagtcttttgtcttcacGGGAATCAATCAGCCAATAAGTTTCCATGGTGCTACAGTGCTCCAGTATATTCCTCCTCCCTACACCCCCTATGATGCTATAGCAAGAAATCCAAGTGCTTCCTCTCCTGTCTCTAGTAATAGTACTGGAATACTTAATGGGATAGACCTGCCAATATCTCCTCCTCAGTACTATAGCGTGTTTCCCCTGGAAAATCCAGCATTTGTAGAAGACGACGATTCTTCACAATCTCCAGTAAACGAGAG TTCTCCTGTTTCAAGTCAGCATCATGAACATATTCCCGTTGTAGAAAGTCACAGTGGACCACCCCCTTTATATGAGGACTTGTATCCTGAACTGAagtaa
- the LOC142192501 gene encoding transmembrane protein 174-like isoform X1, protein MEQNSPRVDDSPINIFSLPPYPNSEPEVRVSERSKSGATLLFSGIFMGLVGITFTIMGWVRYDDGFEWTKLIGPIMLSVSVTFVLISVCRFKMIFGRLCKRHNDTVAEPEQPTTGQSFVFTGINQPISFHGATVLQYIPPPYTPYDAIARNPSASSPVSSNSTGILNGIDLPISPPQYYSVFPLENPAFVEDDDSSQSPVNESSPVSSQHHEHIPVVESHSGPPPLYEDLYPELNSDVRNSQQAE, encoded by the exons ATGGAACAGAACAGTCCTCGTGTGGATGATTCCCCCATCAATATATTTTCCCTCCCTCCATATCCAAACAGCGAACCTGAAGTACGGGTTTCCGAACGGAGTAAATCTGGGGCAACTTTACTGTTTTCGGGAATTTTTATGGGACTGGTTGGAATCACTTTTACTATAATGGGATGGGTTCGATATGATGATGGTTTTGAGTGGACTAAACTGATTGGTCCTATTATGCTCTCGGTTAGTGTGACCTTTGTATTGATTTCTGTGTGTAGATTTAAGATGATTTTTGGTAGGCTATGTAAGAGACATAATGATACAGTTGCTGAGCCAGAACAACCCACAActggacagtcttttgtcttcacGGGAATCAATCAGCCAATAAGTTTCCATGGTGCTACAGTGCTCCAGTATATTCCTCCTCCCTACACCCCCTATGATGCTATAGCAAGAAATCCAAGTGCTTCCTCTCCTGTCTCTAGTAATAGTACTGGAATACTTAATGGGATAGACCTGCCAATATCTCCTCCTCAGTACTATAGCGTGTTTCCCCTGGAAAATCCAGCATTTGTAGAAGACGACGATTCTTCACAATCTCCAGTAAACGAGAG TTCTCCTGTTTCAAGTCAGCATCATGAACATATTCCCGTTGTAGAAAGTCACAGTGGACCACCCCCTTTATATGAGGACTTGTATCCTGAACTGAa